Proteins from a genomic interval of Tenacibaculum sp. SZ-18:
- a CDS encoding GEVED domain-containing protein, producing the protein MKKQLSIVFFLITIVSIAQEIKYKPFYRGKIPSVEYVAPLSSRPGDLVPFKNVKKEAKDKRSMGNVIVSGKDPQNQDDYFKRNRHPQEQSVKMKNAGLVFDTYSSNSQPTDPSLAVGPNHVMVVFNTGFMIYDKQGNELLGETAPNPAIFPSGGCCDLTVSYDNAADRWVLSFLNGAGAGAQIAVSDGSNPLTSGWYIYNISQIRDYQKLSIWSDGYYITDNTTGSNRVWALERSAMLAGDSNAGILGFNLPNIATSGFYSPQVLNVTDNNLPATGGATVVYMQDNAWSGVSVDHVKVWTIDVNWSNTSNSTVSTPQEINVTPFIGVFDGGSFSNLPQPNGGASIDALQATIMNQAQFRKFATHNSAVFNFVVDTDASSGKLAGIRWMEFRQSGDNQPWSLYQEGTYNAPDSRHAWNASLAMDASGNIGMGYTSLSSSASSNTTRVSSYFTGRSAGDPLGTMTAIEGLIANGNQNIPGTRYGDYSKIDVDPSNNSTFWYITEYMNNGRKGVIGTFEMQPAGPPDTEAPTNPSNLTVSNLTGTSAALNWNASTDNVGVARYLISIDGNQVGTSTTTSFTVTGLSPTTQYTGSVVAQDAAGNVSGNVNTTFTTIAGQVNYCASSSNNVNDEFISNVSLNTINNSSGAQFYSDFTSISTNLNEGQQYTITVTPTWTGTVYQEGYAVWIDYNNNGDFTDSGELVWSKSPSTDTPNSGSFTVPSGTSQTSVRMRVSMKYNGIPTSCENFTYGEVEDYTVNLEAGGNGGGGNPGIIAGYSFEINREGWSDPGSDCARVNSSSRSYDGNFSMRLRDNTNTSNTVSPVLDLSGNNEITFEFFAYINSFESGEDFFVEFFNGTSYEVIGQYVVGVDYNNEEFFSDVITLNSSNYNFNPNNRFRFRCDASGNGDRVYFDQITISGDNVSSSAKDTDTPTPSDELINFTQESLSKIKLYPNPTKNILNIEILNGEFDEMTIYSVTGRIVYSTKEKVRNKSTIDVTKFATGNYFIKFISNGKAVTKRFIKK; encoded by the coding sequence ATGAAAAAACAATTATCAATTGTTTTCTTCTTGATTACTATCGTTTCGATAGCTCAAGAAATCAAGTACAAACCATTTTATCGAGGAAAAATTCCATCAGTTGAGTATGTTGCTCCACTCTCTTCTAGACCTGGTGATTTAGTACCGTTTAAAAATGTAAAAAAAGAAGCTAAAGACAAAAGATCCATGGGCAATGTTATTGTTTCTGGTAAAGACCCTCAAAATCAAGATGACTATTTTAAAAGAAATAGACATCCACAAGAACAAAGTGTAAAAATGAAAAATGCTGGTTTAGTATTTGACACTTACTCTTCAAACTCTCAACCAACAGATCCTTCATTAGCTGTTGGTCCAAATCATGTAATGGTTGTATTTAATACTGGTTTCATGATTTATGATAAACAAGGAAACGAATTATTAGGAGAAACTGCTCCTAATCCAGCAATTTTTCCATCTGGTGGATGCTGTGATTTAACTGTATCATATGATAATGCTGCTGATAGGTGGGTATTATCTTTTTTAAATGGCGCAGGTGCAGGTGCACAAATTGCCGTTTCCGATGGTTCAAACCCATTAACTTCAGGATGGTACATTTATAATATATCTCAAATTAGAGATTATCAAAAATTATCAATTTGGAGCGACGGTTATTATATTACGGATAACACCACTGGTTCTAACCGAGTTTGGGCTCTAGAAAGAAGTGCCATGTTAGCTGGAGATTCAAATGCGGGAATACTGGGTTTTAATTTACCTAATATTGCTACAAGTGGATTTTACAGTCCGCAAGTATTGAATGTTACAGATAATAATTTACCAGCAACTGGTGGGGCAACCGTGGTCTACATGCAAGATAATGCTTGGTCTGGTGTTTCTGTAGATCATGTTAAAGTTTGGACAATTGATGTAAACTGGAGTAATACATCGAATTCAACTGTTTCTACTCCTCAAGAAATCAATGTAACTCCATTCATAGGTGTGTTTGATGGCGGAAGTTTTTCTAATTTACCACAACCTAATGGTGGGGCAAGTATTGACGCATTACAGGCAACAATTATGAATCAGGCTCAGTTTCGAAAGTTTGCAACTCACAACTCAGCTGTTTTTAATTTTGTAGTTGATACAGATGCTTCTTCAGGAAAATTGGCTGGAATTAGATGGATGGAATTTCGTCAAAGTGGCGACAATCAGCCATGGTCGTTATATCAGGAAGGAACCTATAATGCGCCAGATTCGAGACATGCTTGGAACGCAAGTTTAGCAATGGATGCGAGTGGAAATATAGGAATGGGATATACTTCTCTATCAAGTTCTGCAAGTTCAAATACTACTCGTGTAAGTTCGTACTTTACTGGAAGATCTGCAGGAGACCCTTTAGGAACAATGACTGCAATTGAAGGGTTAATTGCTAATGGAAATCAAAATATTCCAGGAACTCGTTATGGAGATTATAGTAAAATTGATGTTGATCCTTCCAACAATAGTACTTTCTGGTATATTACAGAATATATGAATAACGGAAGAAAAGGTGTAATTGGAACTTTTGAAATGCAACCGGCCGGTCCGCCTGATACTGAAGCTCCAACCAATCCTTCTAACCTAACTGTATCTAATTTAACAGGAACAAGTGCTGCATTAAATTGGAATGCTTCAACAGATAATGTTGGGGTTGCAAGATATTTAATTTCGATTGATGGAAATCAAGTGGGTACTTCAACTACAACTTCATTTACTGTTACCGGGTTATCTCCAACAACTCAATATACAGGCTCTGTAGTTGCACAAGATGCAGCTGGAAATGTATCTGGAAATGTAAATACAACCTTTACTACAATCGCAGGTCAGGTAAATTACTGTGCATCTTCTAGTAATAATGTTAATGACGAATTTATTAGTAACGTAAGTTTAAATACTATTAATAATAGTTCTGGTGCTCAGTTTTATTCAGACTTTACGAGTATTTCTACTAATTTGAATGAAGGCCAACAATACACAATTACCGTAACACCAACTTGGACAGGGACTGTTTACCAAGAAGGTTATGCAGTTTGGATTGACTATAACAATAATGGTGACTTTACAGACAGTGGAGAATTAGTATGGTCTAAATCCCCTTCAACGGATACACCTAATAGTGGTTCTTTCACTGTGCCTTCAGGTACTTCGCAAACTTCGGTTCGAATGCGAGTTTCTATGAAATATAACGGAATTCCTACTTCTTGCGAAAACTTTACTTACGGAGAAGTTGAAGATTATACCGTAAACTTAGAAGCTGGTGGAAACGGAGGTGGTGGAAACCCAGGTATAATTGCTGGTTATAGTTTTGAAATAAATCGTGAAGGATGGAGTGATCCAGGAAGTGATTGTGCAAGAGTAAATAGCTCATCAAGATCATATGATGGAAACTTCTCTATGAGATTACGTGATAATACAAATACTTCTAATACTGTTTCTCCCGTTTTAGATTTATCAGGCAATAACGAAATTACATTCGAATTCTTTGCTTATATAAATAGCTTTGAGAGTGGTGAAGACTTTTTTGTAGAATTCTTTAATGGTACTTCATATGAGGTTATAGGTCAATATGTAGTTGGTGTTGACTATAACAATGAGGAATTCTTTTCAGATGTAATCACATTAAACTCTTCAAATTATAATTTTAATCCAAACAACAGGTTCCGTTTTCGTTGTGATGCAAGTGGAAATGGAGATCGTGTATATTTTGATCAAATCACCATTAGCGGAGACAATGTAAGTAGTTCTGCAAAAGATACTGATACTCCAACTCCTAGTGATGAACTAATTAATTTTACTCAGGAATCTTTAAGTAAAATAAAACTATATCCGAATCCTACTAAGAACATTTTAAATATTGAAATTTTAAATGGCGAATTTGACGAGATGACCATATATTCAGTAACGGGAAGAATTGTATACAGCACTAAAGAAAAAGTAAGAAATAAATCAACCATTGATGTTACTAAATTCGCGACAGGAAATTACTTTATTAAGTTTATTTCTAATGGTAAGGCGGTAACAAAGCGTTTTATAAAAAAATAA
- a CDS encoding alpha-2-macroglobulin family protein has protein sequence MKNIIYSILIVLVTIISCKKKDKVESDVNAFTNYISVYPDRSISVVPNLKFYLNKKVDVDKVLDDVITMSPEIKGKVFLENNILSFIPETKLDSNKDYVLDLHLDKLYSDVEEGLKTFTVNLKTKELNFGVSVESPSIYDKEWYYVEGTVNASDVIDGKKLVDILKANYDGQSKKVTFDSADDFASTVNFKIDSLKRGDDDKSLLLTWNGASVNSDSKGERDITITGKSNFKVISFDVFDQGKKRVEIRFSDLLNESQNLKGLIQFVDSNTKVFTYNIKGNLVTIYPTSTRKTKLDIEVFKGIKSTEGYTLKNNVVRTLYFTQLKPKVSFVKSGTILPSSNNLKINFKATNLKAVDVLIYKIYKNNVLQFLQNNNLNNNGNLRYVGRPTAKYTLNLGDKGLELSQPNAFAVDLAEIIEVENGAMYRVEISFPIEYSNYTCDGTENKSTIVFGKKEVNTKEYDVARSYYYDDYYYEDYNWREREDPCKKSYYRDTKISTNILASNIGAIIKKGNNDKTFVAVTDITTTKPISGAKVELINLQKQVITSATSNSDGIVEFEKVKGAYFAAISNAKSTTYVKLNDRNALSMSKFDVSGSKLQKGIKGYIYGERGVWRPGDQLFLTFVLNDKANPLPEKHPIKFELSNPQGKIIDQHITYKNALNVYTYAPKTAQEAITGNWKVRVNVGAAKFHKNLKIETIKPNRLKIKFNTSENVVKASEEIKGDVEVKWLHGAIARGLKYDIESKFTQTKTEFENFGNYTFDDVTRSFSTATNVIASGNLNEEGKTTFSKKPELGTRVPGMVKATFITKVYENGGDFSTDVFSIKASPYASYAGLNKAEEQDSKNYLFTDQDYTFNVASVNEEGKGIANNLEVKVYKLSWRWWWNSSRNGLSYYDGSTYHTPYTMKQVSTNASGKGSFNLKVDKNDWGRYLVKVKDKNSNHVTSSVVYFDWPSYYGKKRGSQDKTNATMLVFSSDSEEYNVNEKATIKFPSSEDGRALVTIENGTEVLDYFWVDTKDKQTEFSFPVLDLYTPNVFVNISLLQKHAQTKNDLPIRMYGSIPISVKDPRTKLEPQIQLADELKPESTATFRVKELNSKSMTYTVAIVDEGLLDLTRFKTPNPWFTFFAKQSLGVRTWDIFDDVIGAYGGKVNQILSIGGDEAEAGSKNKKANRFKPMVKFLGPFKLDSGEIKTHSVQIPNYVGSVRAMVVASDATNEAYGNDEKTAFVRKPVMVLASLPRKITPQETVTLPVTVFAMKENVKNVKVEVKPNEAYDIVGNSTQNLTFSQPDEKMAYFTLKVKDFKGIGKVRVEASAGSEKAFYEVEIDVLNPNPITTEVNELVLKGNEQNTIDFTSFGTQGTNSASIELSSLPPMNFTNRLEYLIRYPHGCVEQTTSSAFPQLYLNDLFDLSEEKQKSMDRNVKAAIQRLSTFQKSNGGLSYWPGGRSANDWGTSYAGHFLLEAAKKGFVLPIGFKAKWINYQKKAARNWRYNSQKYYRNDLAQAYRLYTLSLANSPDLASMNRLRETEGISNQSKRRLAAAYAVIGKTSIAKVVLSTLSEEPSTKRFYYYYGSEVRNKAMSLETSILVNDEVKSIKLAQEIAKSLSSSMWMSTQTTSYALLAISQYALKNGGQQGVNADYTFNGKTNGITSSKSMVIQNLEGMKNQNSFKINNKSNGVLYVRVYNKGILPVGQEKVVEKNLEASVSYKDKSGNPIDISNLSQGTNFVAQVTIRNSTDEKVDNIALTQYLPSGWEIINTRFTDFGNNTDSDGVDYTDIRDASISNYFTLKKYQSKTFKVLMNASYLGDYYLPGVQGEAMYDNDYLARTKGQWIKVTK, from the coding sequence ATGAAAAATATTATATACAGTATACTAATTGTATTGGTTACAATTATCAGTTGCAAGAAAAAAGATAAAGTCGAAAGTGATGTAAATGCATTCACAAATTACATTAGTGTTTATCCTGACAGATCAATTTCGGTGGTACCCAATTTGAAATTCTATTTGAATAAAAAAGTCGATGTTGATAAAGTTTTAGATGATGTTATTACCATGTCTCCAGAAATCAAAGGGAAAGTATTTCTAGAAAATAATATTTTATCATTTATTCCAGAAACAAAATTAGATAGCAATAAAGATTATGTGCTTGATTTACATTTGGATAAGTTATACAGTGATGTTGAAGAGGGATTAAAAACGTTTACGGTTAATTTAAAAACGAAAGAATTGAATTTCGGGGTTTCTGTGGAATCACCATCTATTTATGATAAGGAATGGTATTATGTTGAAGGAACTGTAAATGCGAGCGATGTTATTGATGGTAAAAAGTTAGTAGATATTTTAAAAGCGAATTATGACGGACAATCAAAGAAAGTAACTTTTGATAGTGCTGATGATTTTGCATCTACAGTAAATTTTAAAATAGATAGTTTAAAACGAGGTGATGATGATAAATCTTTACTACTAACTTGGAACGGAGCATCGGTTAATTCTGATTCTAAAGGAGAAAGAGATATAACAATTACAGGTAAATCAAACTTTAAAGTAATATCATTTGATGTTTTTGATCAAGGAAAAAAACGAGTTGAAATTCGATTTTCAGATTTGTTAAATGAATCTCAAAATCTAAAAGGATTAATTCAATTTGTAGATTCTAATACAAAAGTATTTACTTATAATATCAAAGGTAATTTAGTTACAATTTATCCGACTAGTACAAGAAAAACTAAACTTGATATTGAAGTTTTTAAAGGAATAAAAAGTACCGAAGGTTACACTTTGAAAAATAATGTGGTGCGCACATTATACTTTACACAATTAAAACCAAAAGTATCATTTGTCAAAAGTGGAACAATTTTACCAAGTTCTAATAATTTAAAGATCAACTTTAAAGCCACTAACCTTAAGGCTGTTGATGTTCTAATTTATAAGATTTACAAGAATAATGTTTTACAGTTTTTACAGAATAATAACTTAAACAATAACGGAAACTTACGTTATGTTGGTAGACCAACGGCAAAGTACACATTGAATTTAGGTGATAAGGGATTAGAATTGTCCCAACCTAATGCTTTTGCAGTTGATTTGGCTGAGATTATTGAAGTTGAAAATGGGGCGATGTATCGTGTTGAAATTTCATTCCCAATAGAATACTCAAACTATACTTGTGACGGTACAGAAAATAAGAGTACCATTGTTTTTGGAAAGAAAGAAGTAAACACAAAAGAATACGACGTTGCTAGAAGTTATTATTACGACGATTATTATTATGAAGATTATAATTGGAGAGAAAGAGAGGACCCATGTAAAAAGTCGTATTATCGAGATACTAAGATTAGTACAAACATACTAGCTTCGAATATTGGGGCTATTATTAAGAAAGGAAATAATGATAAAACTTTTGTAGCTGTAACTGATATAACTACAACAAAACCAATAAGTGGAGCAAAGGTAGAATTAATTAATTTACAAAAGCAAGTAATCACTTCTGCAACTTCTAATTCAGATGGAATTGTGGAGTTCGAAAAAGTCAAAGGTGCTTATTTTGCTGCGATTTCAAATGCGAAAAGTACTACTTATGTGAAATTAAACGATAGAAATGCGCTATCAATGAGTAAGTTTGATGTGTCTGGTTCGAAACTACAAAAAGGAATTAAAGGATACATTTATGGAGAACGAGGAGTTTGGAGACCAGGAGATCAATTATTCTTAACCTTTGTTTTGAATGATAAGGCAAATCCATTACCAGAAAAACATCCAATTAAGTTTGAATTAAGCAATCCGCAAGGAAAGATTATAGATCAGCATATCACTTATAAAAATGCATTAAATGTTTATACTTATGCTCCAAAAACAGCTCAAGAAGCCATTACGGGTAACTGGAAGGTTCGTGTAAATGTTGGAGCTGCTAAGTTTCATAAAAACTTAAAAATAGAAACCATTAAACCTAACCGTTTAAAAATTAAGTTTAATACTTCTGAAAACGTAGTCAAAGCTTCGGAAGAGATAAAAGGAGATGTTGAGGTTAAATGGTTGCATGGAGCTATAGCTAGAGGTTTAAAATATGATATCGAATCTAAGTTTACTCAGACTAAAACTGAGTTTGAGAATTTTGGAAATTACACTTTCGACGACGTGACAAGAAGTTTTAGCACAGCGACAAATGTGATTGCTTCTGGAAATTTAAACGAAGAAGGAAAAACAACTTTTAGTAAAAAACCAGAATTAGGAACAAGAGTTCCAGGAATGGTGAAAGCTACATTTATAACGAAAGTTTATGAGAATGGTGGTGATTTTAGTACAGATGTATTTAGTATAAAAGCTTCTCCTTATGCATCATATGCAGGTTTAAATAAAGCCGAAGAGCAAGATTCTAAAAATTACTTATTTACTGATCAAGATTATACTTTTAATGTCGCTTCTGTAAATGAAGAAGGAAAAGGAATTGCCAATAATCTTGAAGTAAAAGTTTATAAATTGAGCTGGAGATGGTGGTGGAATTCTTCTAGAAATGGATTATCATATTATGATGGATCTACATATCATACACCATATACAATGAAGCAAGTTTCTACAAATGCTTCTGGGAAAGGATCATTTAACTTAAAAGTTGATAAAAATGACTGGGGAAGATATTTAGTAAAAGTTAAAGATAAAAATAGTAATCATGTAACTTCTTCTGTGGTATATTTCGATTGGCCTTCTTACTACGGAAAGAAAAGAGGAAGTCAAGATAAAACAAACGCAACGATGTTAGTTTTCTCTAGTGATAGCGAAGAATATAATGTAAACGAAAAGGCTACCATTAAATTTCCATCTTCTGAAGATGGAAGAGCTTTAGTTACAATTGAAAATGGGACAGAAGTATTAGATTATTTCTGGGTAGATACAAAAGATAAACAAACGGAGTTTTCTTTCCCTGTTTTAGATTTATATACGCCGAATGTTTTTGTAAACATTTCGTTACTTCAAAAGCATGCGCAAACCAAGAATGATTTACCAATCAGGATGTATGGTTCCATTCCGATTTCTGTAAAAGATCCAAGAACAAAATTAGAGCCTCAAATTCAATTAGCAGATGAATTAAAGCCTGAAAGTACAGCTACTTTTAGGGTTAAAGAGTTAAATTCTAAGTCAATGACTTATACTGTTGCAATTGTTGATGAAGGTTTGTTAGACTTAACTAGGTTTAAAACTCCGAATCCTTGGTTTACATTTTTTGCAAAACAATCTTTAGGTGTTAGAACGTGGGATATTTTTGATGATGTTATTGGTGCCTATGGAGGAAAAGTAAATCAGATTTTAAGCATTGGTGGAGATGAAGCTGAAGCTGGAAGCAAAAACAAGAAAGCGAATCGTTTTAAACCAATGGTAAAATTCTTAGGACCGTTCAAATTAGATTCAGGAGAAATAAAAACACATAGTGTACAAATTCCAAATTATGTAGGTTCAGTTAGAGCGATGGTAGTTGCTTCGGATGCGACTAATGAAGCTTATGGTAATGATGAAAAGACTGCTTTCGTAAGAAAACCAGTGATGGTTTTAGCTTCTTTACCAAGAAAAATCACCCCTCAAGAAACGGTTACATTACCAGTTACAGTTTTCGCTATGAAAGAAAATGTGAAAAATGTAAAAGTTGAGGTAAAACCAAATGAAGCTTATGATATAGTAGGAAATTCTACTCAAAATTTAACTTTCTCGCAGCCTGATGAAAAAATGGCTTACTTTACATTAAAGGTGAAAGATTTTAAAGGAATAGGAAAGGTTAGAGTGGAAGCAAGTGCAGGTTCAGAAAAGGCATTTTATGAAGTAGAAATAGATGTGTTAAATCCAAATCCAATTACAACAGAAGTAAACGAATTGGTGTTAAAAGGAAACGAACAAAACACGATCGATTTTACCAGTTTTGGAACGCAAGGAACGAATTCAGCTAGTATTGAATTGTCAAGTTTACCTCCAATGAACTTTACAAATAGATTAGAGTATTTAATTCGTTATCCGCATGGATGTGTTGAGCAAACTACGTCAAGCGCATTTCCACAGTTATATTTAAATGATTTATTTGATTTATCTGAGGAGAAGCAGAAGTCAATGGATAGAAATGTAAAAGCAGCAATTCAACGATTATCTACTTTTCAAAAATCAAATGGTGGATTATCATATTGGCCAGGAGGAAGAAGTGCAAATGATTGGGGAACATCATATGCTGGTCATTTTTTATTAGAAGCAGCAAAAAAAGGTTTTGTTTTACCAATCGGGTTTAAAGCCAAATGGATTAATTATCAGAAAAAAGCAGCTAGAAATTGGAGGTATAATTCTCAAAAGTATTATCGAAATGATTTAGCTCAAGCTTATAGATTGTATACGTTAAGTTTAGCAAATAGTCCAGATTTAGCTTCGATGAACAGATTGAGAGAAACAGAAGGAATTTCTAATCAATCTAAAAGAAGATTAGCAGCTGCTTATGCAGTAATTGGAAAAACATCTATCGCGAAGGTTGTTTTAAGTACGTTATCGGAAGAACCTAGTACTAAAAGATTTTATTATTACTATGGCTCAGAGGTAAGAAATAAAGCAATGTCTCTAGAAACATCCATTTTAGTGAATGATGAGGTTAAGTCAATTAAATTGGCACAAGAAATTGCAAAAAGCTTATCTAGTTCAATGTGGATGAGCACACAAACTACGTCATATGCATTGTTAGCAATTTCTCAATATGCATTGAAGAATGGAGGTCAACAGGGGGTAAATGCAGACTATACTTTCAATGGAAAGACAAATGGAATTACTTCATCAAAGTCTATGGTCATTCAAAATTTAGAAGGAATGAAAAATCAGAATTCCTTTAAGATTAATAACAAGTCGAATGGAGTTTTATATGTTAGAGTTTATAACAAAGGAATTTTACCAGTTGGCCAAGAAAAAGTTGTAGAAAAGAACTTAGAAGCTTCTGTAAGCTACAAGGATAAAAGCGGTAATCCTATTGATATTTCCAACTTATCACAAGGAACAAATTTTGTTGCTCAAGTTACTATTCGTAACAGTACAGACGAGAAAGTTGACAATATTGCCTTGACTCAATACTTACCTTCTGGATGGGAAATTATAAATACAAGATTTACTGATTTTGGGAATAATACAGATTCAGACGGTGTAGATTATACAGATATTAGAGATGCAAGTATTAGCAATTACTTTACGTTGAAAAAATACCAATCAAAAACTTTTAAAGTCTTAATGAATGCTTCGTATTTAGGTGATTACTATTTGCCAGGTGTTCAAGGAGAAGCTATGTATGATAATGATTACCTAGCAAGAACTAAGGGGCAATGGATTAAAGTAACGAAATAA
- the pbpC gene encoding penicillin-binding protein 1C, which yields MSRLRIYILKRWRKITILVILLLIYFFSLPNKLFDDPTSTVLLSKNNDLLGATIANDGQWRFPELDSVPEKFRHCVLQFEDAYFYKHFGFNPVSIIKAVFENRRAKKIVRGGSTITQQVIRLSRKNQKRTYFEKLKELILSTRLEFKYSKDKILKLYSSHAPFGGNVVGLEMAAWRYYGLRPEQLSWAESATLAVLPNAPSLIYPGKNQVRLLNKRNKLLKKLYSEEIIDSLTYVLSIEEELPQRPFPLPTNARHFLQEVKKTHEGKRVVSSLDNFKQSQVNNLAKQHYRLMKQNEVHNLAVLVLDVETRKVVAYIGNSPTDAKHQKDVNNIISPRSTGSTLKPFLYAHMLQSGDLLPTQLVEDIPTDIAGYIPKNFDLRYDGAVPVNEALTRSLNIPAVRMLRKYGLQKFIEDLKDYKIRHIDKSADYYGLSVVLGGGEASLWDLCKVFAGYAGTVNHYEYLKHNYYTSEFQEPSYLLNDKIDFGKVVSEPQQIDAGSAYLTLNTLTEVNRPISDQAWKYYDSSQKIAWKTGTSFGNKDAWAIGTTSKYVVGVWVGNSDGEGRPDVTGVGSAAPLMFKVFDILPRANWFFEPYEDLIEEYVCAKSGFLALPSCEKVLKRVSKNGVRAKSCPYHYELKLDATESYRVNSNCYPTNEMKTKNWFTLPPLVAYFYKQKNPDYIKLPDYLSGCKEANKKVIDFIFPVKYRTKLSLTKGNDGELNPVILKLTHTNPDAKIYWYLDNEFIKETIDYHELPVKPSIGEHTITVIDDRGNEFKRMLIIQ from the coding sequence ATGAGTAGATTAAGAATTTATATACTTAAACGCTGGAGAAAAATTACAATACTCGTAATATTACTTCTAATTTATTTCTTTTCTCTGCCCAATAAACTATTTGACGATCCAACATCTACGGTATTACTTTCAAAAAATAATGATCTGTTAGGTGCAACCATTGCTAATGATGGTCAGTGGCGTTTTCCTGAATTAGATTCTGTTCCAGAAAAATTTAGGCACTGTGTTTTACAATTTGAAGATGCATACTTTTATAAACATTTTGGTTTTAACCCAGTTTCAATTATAAAAGCTGTTTTCGAAAATAGAAGGGCTAAAAAAATTGTTAGAGGAGGAAGTACGATTACACAACAAGTAATTAGATTGTCTAGGAAGAATCAAAAGAGAACCTATTTTGAAAAACTTAAAGAATTAATTTTATCAACTCGTTTGGAGTTTAAATATTCTAAAGACAAAATATTAAAGCTATATAGTTCTCATGCACCTTTTGGAGGAAATGTTGTTGGATTGGAAATGGCAGCTTGGCGTTATTATGGATTACGTCCAGAACAATTGTCGTGGGCGGAAAGTGCAACTTTAGCTGTTTTACCAAATGCTCCTTCTTTAATTTATCCTGGGAAAAATCAAGTTCGTTTACTAAACAAAAGAAACAAACTACTTAAAAAATTATATTCAGAAGAAATTATTGATAGTTTAACTTATGTGCTATCTATTGAAGAAGAATTGCCTCAGAGACCTTTTCCTCTTCCTACAAATGCACGACACTTTTTACAGGAGGTAAAGAAAACACATGAAGGAAAAAGAGTGGTAAGCTCGTTAGATAATTTTAAACAATCTCAAGTAAACAATCTAGCTAAACAGCATTATAGATTGATGAAGCAGAATGAAGTACATAATTTAGCTGTTTTAGTTTTAGATGTAGAGACAAGGAAAGTTGTTGCATATATTGGAAATTCACCAACAGATGCAAAGCACCAAAAAGATGTAAATAATATTATTTCACCTAGAAGTACAGGAAGTACATTAAAACCATTTTTATATGCACATATGTTGCAATCGGGAGATTTACTACCAACACAATTAGTAGAAGATATTCCGACAGATATAGCAGGGTATATTCCTAAAAATTTTGATTTAAGATACGACGGTGCAGTACCAGTAAACGAAGCTTTAACAAGGTCTTTGAATATTCCTGCAGTAAGAATGTTACGCAAGTATGGACTTCAAAAGTTTATCGAAGATTTAAAAGATTATAAAATCAGACATATAGATAAATCTGCGGACTATTACGGTTTGTCTGTCGTTCTAGGTGGAGGAGAGGCAAGTTTATGGGATTTATGTAAAGTTTTTGCTGGATATGCTGGAACAGTAAATCATTACGAATATTTAAAGCATAATTATTATACAAGTGAATTTCAAGAACCAAGTTATTTATTAAATGATAAGATTGATTTCGGTAAAGTTGTTTCTGAGCCACAGCAAATAGATGCAGGTTCGGCATATTTAACATTAAATACGTTGACAGAAGTAAACAGACCTATATCCGATCAAGCCTGGAAATACTATGATTCATCGCAAAAAATTGCTTGGAAAACAGGAACTAGTTTTGGTAATAAGGATGCTTGGGCAATTGGCACAACATCAAAATATGTAGTCGGAGTTTGGGTTGGAAATTCAGATGGAGAAGGAAGACCGGATGTTACAGGTGTTGGAAGTGCGGCACCGTTGATGTTTAAAGTTTTTGATATCTTACCTAGAGCTAATTGGTTTTTTGAACCTTATGAAGATTTAATTGAAGAGTATGTTTGTGCTAAAAGTGGATTTTTGGCTTTACCAAGTTGCGAAAAGGTTCTTAAAAGAGTATCTAAAAATGGAGTAAGAGCAAAGTCATGCCCTTATCATTATGAATTAAAATTAGATGCCACAGAAAGTTATAGAGTTAACTCAAATTGTTATCCTACTAATGAAATGAAGACGAAGAATTGGTTTACATTACCACCGTTGGTTGCTTATTTTTACAAACAAAAGAATCCAGATTATATTAAATTGCCAGATTATTTATCGGGTTGCAAGGAAGCTAATAAAAAAGTGATCGATTTTATTTTTCCAGTAAAGTACAGAACGAAACTTTCATTAACAAAAGGAAACGATGGAGAATTAAATCCAGTTATATTAAAATTAACGCACACAAACCCTGATGCGAAGATTTATTGGTATTTAGATAATGAGTTTATTAAAGAGACAATTGATTATCATGAATTACCAGTAAAACCGAGCATTGGTGAGCATACTATTACCGTTATCGATGATAGAGGTAATGAGTTTAAAAGAATGT